The following proteins come from a genomic window of Enterobacter chengduensis:
- the pabB gene encoding aminodeoxychorismate synthase component 1, translated as MNMRFPTVITLPWRADAAEFWFARLSHLPFAMLLHSGHADHPYSRFDILVADPIKTLTTDDLSLTDDPLAQLQQAINALGLSATPNPDLPFQGGALGLFGYDLGRRFETLPEHAQADIPLPDMAVGLYDWALIVDHKKKTVSLLSHRDAQARLAWLEAQQPAPAETFTLTSGWRSNMSAAEYGEKFSRVQAYLHSGDCYQVNLAQRFQATYRGDEWQAFTRLNASNKAPFSAFVRLEQGAILSLSPERFIHLAEGAIQTRPIKGTLPRLADPDADCQQAEKLASSPKDRAENLMIVDLMRNDIGRVAVPGSVRVPELFVVEPFPAVHHLVSTVTARLPDSRTACDLLRAAFPGGSITGAPKVRAMEIIDELEPQRRNAWCGSIGYISLCGTLDTSITIRTLTACNGNLYCSAGGGIVADSQVDAEYQETFDKVNRILKQLE; from the coding sequence ATGAACATGCGCTTCCCCACTGTTATTACCTTGCCCTGGCGCGCAGACGCCGCTGAGTTCTGGTTTGCCCGCCTGAGCCATCTTCCGTTTGCGATGCTGCTGCACTCCGGCCATGCGGACCACCCCTATAGCCGCTTTGATATTCTGGTCGCCGATCCGATAAAAACGCTGACTACCGACGATCTGTCGTTAACGGACGATCCGCTGGCGCAGCTTCAGCAGGCGATTAACGCGCTGGGCTTATCTGCAACACCGAACCCGGACCTCCCTTTTCAGGGGGGCGCGCTGGGGCTGTTTGGCTACGATCTGGGTCGCCGTTTCGAAACGCTGCCGGAGCATGCGCAGGCTGATATTCCCCTGCCGGACATGGCCGTGGGGCTCTATGACTGGGCGTTAATTGTCGATCATAAGAAAAAAACGGTTTCCCTGCTGAGCCATCGTGACGCCCAGGCGCGTCTGGCGTGGCTTGAAGCGCAGCAGCCTGCACCCGCAGAGACGTTCACGCTGACCTCCGGCTGGCGCTCGAACATGAGCGCCGCGGAGTATGGCGAAAAGTTTTCGCGCGTTCAGGCCTATCTGCACAGCGGCGACTGCTATCAGGTGAACCTCGCCCAGCGCTTCCAGGCGACATACCGGGGGGATGAGTGGCAGGCCTTTACCCGCCTTAACGCCAGCAATAAGGCGCCGTTCAGCGCGTTTGTGCGCCTGGAACAGGGGGCCATACTCAGCCTGTCACCCGAGCGCTTTATTCATCTGGCCGAGGGCGCGATCCAGACGCGTCCGATTAAAGGCACCCTTCCGCGTCTTGCCGATCCCGACGCCGACTGCCAGCAGGCGGAAAAGCTGGCCAGCTCCCCGAAGGACCGTGCCGAAAACCTGATGATTGTCGATCTGATGCGTAACGACATTGGCCGGGTGGCCGTTCCGGGCAGCGTCCGCGTGCCGGAACTGTTTGTCGTCGAGCCTTTCCCGGCGGTGCATCATCTGGTCAGCACCGTTACCGCGCGGCTGCCCGATTCGCGCACGGCCTGCGACCTGCTGCGCGCCGCGTTCCCGGGCGGCTCCATCACCGGCGCGCCAAAGGTGCGGGCGATGGAGATTATCGACGAGCTGGAGCCGCAGCGCCGCAACGCCTGGTGCGGCAGCATCGGCTATATCAGCCTGTGCGGCACGCTGGATACCAGCATTACCATTCGCACGCTGACGGCCTGTAACGGCAATCTTTACTGTTCGGCCGGAGGCGGGATTGTCGCCGATAGCCAGGTCGATGCGGAATATCAGGAAACCTTTGATAAGGTTAACCGTATCCTGAAACAACTGGAGTAA
- a CDS encoding CoA pyrophosphatase yields the protein MEKENLTLDDFLSRFQLLRPQVNREALNQRQAAVLIPVVRRAQPGLLLTQRSPHMRKHAGQVAFPGGAVDSTDASLIAAALREAQEEVAIPPEAVEVIGVLPPVDSVTGFQVTPVVGIIPPGLQYHASVDEVSAVFEMPLDEALRLSRYHPLDIQRRGHDHRVWLSWYQHYFVWGMTAGIIRELALQIGLKP from the coding sequence GTGGAAAAAGAGAACCTGACGCTGGATGACTTTTTATCTCGCTTTCAGCTATTACGACCGCAGGTCAACCGCGAAGCGCTGAATCAGCGTCAGGCGGCGGTGCTGATCCCGGTCGTGCGACGCGCGCAGCCTGGCCTGCTGCTCACCCAGCGCTCGCCGCATATGCGTAAACACGCCGGTCAGGTTGCCTTTCCGGGGGGGGCGGTAGACAGCACCGACGCCTCGCTGATTGCCGCCGCGCTGCGCGAAGCCCAGGAAGAGGTTGCCATTCCGCCGGAGGCCGTGGAGGTGATCGGCGTGCTGCCGCCCGTCGACAGCGTCACCGGTTTTCAGGTCACGCCGGTGGTGGGCATTATCCCGCCGGGCCTGCAGTATCACGCCAGCGTCGATGAAGTCTCTGCGGTGTTTGAAATGCCGCTGGATGAAGCCCTCCGACTGAGCCGCTATCACCCGCTGGATATTCAGCGTCGGGGGCATGACCATCGGGTCTGGTTGTCCTGGTATCAGCATTATTTTGTCTGGGGCATGACGGCGGGCATTATTCGCGAGCTGGCGTTGCAAATCGGCTTGAAGCCTTGA
- a CDS encoding MFS transporter — protein MEKNLSDGLPLPQRYGAIATIIIGISMAVLDGAIANVALPTIASDLHASPASSIWIVNAYQIAIVVSLLSFSFLGDMFGYRRVYQCGLVVFTFTSLLCALSDSLHTLTLARIAQGFGGAALMSVNTALIRLIYPQRHLGRGMGINSFIVAVSSAAGPTIAAAILSVASWQWLFAINVPLGMVAIFFALRFLPANGPKSTMPRFDVASAVMNALTFGLLITALSGFAQGQSLLLTGAELIALLAIGFFFVRRQLTLPVPLLPVDLLRIPLFSLSICTSVCSFCAQMLALVSLPFFLQSTIGRSEVETGLLLTPWPLATMVMAPLAGYLIERVHAGLLGALGLGVMATGLFALALLPSSPTDLDIIWRMILCGAGFGLFQSPNNHTIITSAPRHRSGGASGMLGTARLLGQSCGAALVALMFNLAGQNGNHVALLTAGALASLAAIVSGLRVTQPRVQA, from the coding sequence ATGGAAAAAAACCTTTCCGATGGCCTGCCTTTACCCCAGCGGTATGGCGCGATAGCGACCATCATTATCGGTATCTCAATGGCCGTTCTGGACGGCGCAATCGCGAACGTTGCCCTGCCAACCATCGCCAGCGACCTGCACGCCTCTCCCGCCAGCTCAATATGGATTGTTAACGCCTATCAGATAGCGATTGTGGTTTCCCTGCTCTCGTTCTCTTTTCTGGGCGATATGTTCGGCTACCGTCGGGTGTACCAGTGCGGTCTGGTAGTGTTTACCTTCACGTCCCTGCTTTGTGCCCTTTCAGACTCGCTGCATACCCTGACGCTGGCCCGCATTGCGCAGGGTTTTGGCGGCGCGGCGCTCATGAGCGTAAACACGGCGCTGATCCGCCTCATTTATCCGCAGCGCCATCTGGGTCGCGGCATGGGAATAAACTCGTTTATTGTCGCCGTCTCTTCCGCTGCCGGGCCAACTATTGCGGCGGCGATCCTTTCCGTTGCGTCATGGCAATGGCTGTTCGCCATTAACGTGCCGCTGGGTATGGTCGCCATCTTCTTTGCCCTGCGCTTTCTTCCCGCTAACGGTCCCAAAAGCACCATGCCGCGCTTCGATGTGGCGAGCGCGGTGATGAATGCCCTGACCTTTGGCCTGCTGATTACGGCGCTGAGCGGCTTTGCGCAGGGACAATCTCTGTTACTCACTGGCGCTGAGCTCATCGCCCTGCTGGCAATCGGCTTCTTCTTTGTTCGCCGCCAGCTCACGCTTCCCGTGCCTCTACTGCCCGTCGATCTGCTGCGCATTCCCCTCTTTTCGCTCTCCATCTGCACGTCAGTCTGCTCGTTCTGCGCCCAGATGCTGGCTCTGGTTTCTCTCCCCTTCTTTCTGCAGAGCACGATCGGGCGTTCAGAAGTGGAAACAGGCCTGCTGTTAACCCCCTGGCCTCTGGCGACCATGGTGATGGCGCCGCTGGCGGGTTACTTAATTGAACGCGTTCATGCCGGTTTACTGGGCGCGCTGGGGCTGGGGGTGATGGCGACAGGCCTGTTCGCGCTGGCATTGCTCCCCTCATCGCCAACCGATTTAGACATCATCTGGCGCATGATCCTGTGCGGCGCGGGGTTTGGCCTGTTCCAGTCCCCCAATAACCACACCATCATCACCTCCGCGCCGCGTCATCGCAGCGGAGGTGCCAGCGGCATGCTCGGGACCGCTCGCCTTCTGGGACAAAGCTGCGGGGCGGCGCTGGTCGCCCTGATGTTTAACCTCGCCGGACAAAACGGCAACCATGTTGCACTGCTCACCGCAGGTGCACTTGCCTCCCTCGCCGCTATCGTCAGCGGCCTGCGGGTGACCCAGCCCAGGGTTCAGGCATAA
- the htpX gene encoding protease HtpX, producing the protein MMRIALFLLTNLAVMVVFGLVLSLTGIQSSSVQGLLIMALLFGFGGSFISLLMSKWMALKSVGGEVIEQPRNDMEQWLMNTVAQQSRQAGIAMPQVAIYHAPDINAFATGARRDASLVAVSTGLLQNMSRDEAEAVIAHEISHIANGDMVTMTLIQGVVNTFVIFISRILAQIAAGFMGGNRDEGEESNGNPLIYFAVSMVLELVFGILASIITMWFSRHREFHADAGSAKLVGREKMIAALQRLKTSYEPQEANSMMAFCINGKSKSLSELFMSHPPLDKRIEALRSGEYLK; encoded by the coding sequence ATGATGCGAATCGCGCTCTTCCTGCTCACCAACCTGGCGGTCATGGTGGTTTTCGGGCTCGTGCTAAGCCTGACAGGAATTCAGTCGAGCAGCGTTCAGGGTCTGTTGATTATGGCGCTGCTGTTTGGTTTTGGTGGCTCGTTCATCTCCCTGCTGATGTCGAAGTGGATGGCCCTGAAATCGGTGGGCGGTGAGGTTATTGAACAACCGCGTAACGATATGGAACAGTGGCTGATGAACACGGTGGCCCAGCAATCCCGCCAGGCCGGGATCGCCATGCCGCAGGTGGCGATTTACCATGCTCCAGACATCAACGCGTTTGCCACGGGCGCCCGTCGCGATGCGTCCCTGGTTGCGGTTAGTACCGGACTGCTGCAGAACATGAGCCGTGACGAAGCCGAAGCGGTTATTGCCCACGAAATCAGCCATATCGCAAACGGTGACATGGTGACCATGACCCTGATTCAGGGCGTCGTGAACACCTTCGTGATCTTTATCTCCCGTATCCTGGCGCAGATTGCGGCAGGCTTTATGGGCGGCAACCGCGACGAAGGCGAAGAGAGCAACGGTAACCCGCTGATCTATTTCGCCGTGTCTATGGTCCTGGAACTGGTGTTCGGTATTCTTGCCAGCATCATCACCATGTGGTTCTCCCGCCACCGTGAATTCCACGCGGATGCCGGCTCGGCGAAGCTGGTGGGGCGTGAGAAGATGATTGCCGCGCTGCAGCGCCTGAAAACCAGCTACGAGCCGCAGGAAGCGAACAGCATGATGGCCTTCTGCATCAACGGGAAATCCAAATCGCTGAGCGAGCTGTTTATGTCTCACCCGCCGCTGGATAAACGTATTGAAGCGCTGCGCAGTGGGGAATACCTGAAGTAA
- the prc gene encoding carboxy terminal-processing peptidase — translation MNTFFKLTALAGLFAITGHAFAVDDITRVDQIPVLKEETQHATVSERVTSRFTRSHYRQFDLDQAFSAKIFDRYLNLLDYSHNVLLASDVEQFAKRKSEVGDELRSGKLDLFYDLYNLSQKRRFERYQYALKVLERPMDFTGNDTFNLDRSKAPWPKDEAELNALWDGKVKYDELSLKLTGKDEKEIRDTLTRRYKFAIRRLAQTNSEDVFSLAMTAFAHEIDPHTNYLSPRNTEQFNTEMSLSLEGIGAVLQMDDDYTVINSMVAGGPASKSKAISVGDRIVGVGQTGQNMVDVIGWRLDDVVALIKGPKGSKVRLEVLPAGKGTKTRIVTLTRERIRLEDRAVKMSVKTVGKEKVGVLDIPGFYVGLTDDVKVQLQKLEKQNVSSIIIDLRSNGGGALTEAVSLSGLFIPSGPVVQVRDNNGKVREDADNDGVVYYKGPLVVLVDRFSASASEIFAAAMQDYGRALIVGEPTFGKGTVQQYRSLNRIYDQMLRPEWPALGSVQYTIQKFYRVNGGSTQRKGVTPDIMMPTGTEETETGEKFEDNALPWDSINAATYVKAGDMTQFGPELLKAHNDRIAKDPEFQYIMKDIARFNALKDKRNIVSLNYAQREKENNEDDATRLARINDRFKREGKPLLKKLDDLPKDYQEPDPYLDETVHIALDLANQEKEKPAVQPAPAK, via the coding sequence ATGAACACTTTTTTTAAGCTCACCGCGCTGGCGGGCCTGTTTGCTATAACAGGTCACGCTTTTGCAGTGGACGATATCACGCGTGTTGATCAAATTCCGGTACTCAAGGAAGAGACGCAGCACGCGACGGTGAGCGAGCGCGTGACCTCACGTTTTACCCGCTCGCACTATCGTCAGTTCGATCTCGATCAGGCCTTTTCGGCCAAAATCTTTGACCGCTATCTGAACTTGCTGGATTACAGCCATAACGTTTTGCTCGCCAGCGATGTCGAGCAGTTCGCTAAGCGTAAATCCGAGGTGGGTGACGAGTTGCGTTCAGGCAAGCTGGATCTGTTCTACGATCTCTACAACCTGTCGCAAAAGCGCCGCTTTGAACGCTATCAGTACGCGCTGAAAGTGCTTGAACGTCCAATGGACTTTACCGGCAACGACACCTTCAATCTGGACCGCAGCAAAGCACCCTGGCCGAAAGATGAAGCCGAGCTGAATGCGCTGTGGGACGGTAAGGTTAAATACGACGAGTTGAGCCTCAAGCTCACCGGCAAAGACGAAAAAGAGATCCGTGACACGCTGACGCGCCGTTACAAATTTGCCATTCGTCGCCTGGCCCAGACCAACAGTGAGGATGTTTTCTCGCTGGCCATGACGGCCTTTGCGCACGAAATCGATCCGCACACCAACTATCTCTCACCACGCAACACCGAACAGTTCAATACCGAAATGAGCCTTTCTCTGGAAGGTATCGGTGCGGTGCTGCAGATGGACGATGATTACACGGTGATCAATTCGATGGTCGCGGGCGGCCCGGCATCCAAAAGCAAAGCGATTAGCGTAGGCGATCGTATTGTGGGTGTAGGCCAAACCGGCCAGAACATGGTCGATGTGATCGGCTGGCGTCTCGATGACGTGGTTGCGCTGATCAAGGGTCCGAAAGGCAGCAAGGTTCGTCTGGAAGTTCTGCCAGCCGGTAAAGGCACCAAAACCCGTATCGTTACCCTGACCCGCGAGCGTATCCGTCTGGAAGACCGCGCGGTGAAAATGTCGGTGAAAACCGTGGGTAAAGAGAAGGTTGGGGTGTTGGATATTCCTGGCTTCTACGTTGGGCTGACTGACGATGTGAAAGTTCAGCTTCAAAAGCTTGAAAAGCAGAACGTCAGCAGCATCATCATCGACCTGCGCAGTAACGGCGGCGGGGCGCTGACGGAAGCGGTTTCCCTCTCTGGCCTGTTCATTCCATCTGGCCCGGTGGTTCAGGTGCGCGATAACAACGGTAAAGTGCGTGAAGATGCCGACAACGACGGTGTGGTCTACTACAAAGGCCCGCTGGTGGTTCTCGTTGACCGCTTCAGCGCTTCCGCGTCAGAGATCTTCGCCGCTGCGATGCAGGACTATGGCCGTGCGCTGATTGTCGGTGAGCCAACCTTCGGGAAAGGCACCGTTCAGCAGTACCGCTCTCTGAATCGTATTTACGATCAGATGCTGCGTCCGGAATGGCCTGCGCTGGGCTCGGTTCAGTACACCATTCAGAAATTCTACCGCGTGAACGGCGGCAGTACGCAGCGTAAGGGCGTTACGCCGGACATCATGATGCCGACAGGCACGGAAGAGACGGAAACCGGCGAGAAGTTTGAAGATAACGCCTTGCCGTGGGACAGCATCAATGCCGCGACCTACGTGAAGGCGGGTGATATGACGCAATTTGGCCCTGAACTGCTGAAAGCGCATAACGACCGCATCGCGAAAGATCCGGAGTTCCAGTACATCATGAAGGACATCGCACGTTTCAATGCCCTGAAGGATAAGCGGAATATCGTGTCTCTTAACTACGCGCAGCGTGAGAAAGAGAACAACGAAGACGATGCAACCCGCCTGGCGCGTATCAACGATCGCTTTAAGCGTGAAGGTAAGCCTCTGCTCAAGAAACTGGACGATCTGCCAAAAGATTACCAGGAGCCGGATCCGTATCTGGACGAGACGGTGCATATCGCTCTCGACCTGGCGAATCAGGAAAAAGAGAAGCCTGCCGTACAGCCCGCTCCGGCAAAATAA
- the proQ gene encoding RNA chaperone ProQ, translating into MENQPKLNSSKEVIAFLAERFPQCFSAEGEARPLKVGIFQDLVARVEGEMNLSKTQLRSALRLYTSSWRYLYGIKPGATRVDLDGNPCGELDEQHVEHARKQLEEAKARVQAQRAEQQAKKREAAAANGQEDAPRRERKPRPAPRRHDNNDRKPRADKPAAKAPRAPREEPRHTPVSDINALSVGQALKVKAGNNAMDATVLEITKDGVRVQLTSGMSMIVRAEHLLF; encoded by the coding sequence ATGGAAAATCAACCTAAGTTGAATAGCAGTAAAGAAGTTATCGCATTTCTGGCCGAGCGTTTCCCGCAGTGCTTCAGCGCGGAAGGTGAAGCTCGTCCCCTGAAAGTCGGTATTTTTCAGGATCTGGTGGCGCGTGTTGAAGGGGAAATGAACCTCAGCAAAACTCAGCTGCGTTCCGCCTTACGTCTTTATACTTCGAGCTGGCGCTACCTGTACGGTATCAAACCTGGCGCGACCCGCGTGGATCTCGACGGCAACCCGTGCGGTGAGCTGGACGAGCAGCACGTTGAGCACGCGCGCAAGCAGCTTGAAGAAGCCAAAGCACGCGTTCAGGCACAACGTGCAGAACAGCAAGCGAAAAAACGCGAAGCCGCCGCGGCAAACGGCCAGGAAGACGCGCCTCGCCGCGAGCGTAAACCACGCCCTGCGCCGCGTCGTCACGATAATAACGATCGCAAACCGCGTGCAGACAAACCAGCAGCAAAAGCCCCGCGTGCCCCTCGTGAAGAGCCGCGCCATACGCCGGTTTCTGACATTAACGCCCTGAGCGTAGGTCAGGCGCTGAAGGTCAAAGCGGGTAACAATGCTATGGACGCCACCGTACTGGAAATCACCAAAGATGGCGTTCGTGTACAGCTGACTTCTGGTATGTCAATGATTGTACGCGCAGAACACTTGTTGTTCTGA
- a CDS encoding GAF domain-containing protein — MNKTEFYADLNRDFKALMAGETSFLATLANTSALLFERLSDVNWAGFYLLEGNTLVLGPFQGKLACVRIPVGRGVCGTAVAENQVQRVEDVHAFDGHIACDAASNSEIVLPLVVKNQIIGVLDIDSTVFSRFTTEDEQGLRELVANLENVLAATDYQKFFASVAG, encoded by the coding sequence ATGAACAAAACAGAATTCTACGCGGATCTTAACCGCGATTTTAAGGCATTGATGGCGGGTGAGACCAGCTTCTTAGCCACTCTGGCAAATACTAGCGCATTGTTGTTTGAACGTCTCTCTGACGTAAACTGGGCAGGTTTTTACCTCCTTGAAGGTAACACGCTGGTGCTCGGTCCGTTCCAGGGCAAACTGGCCTGCGTGCGTATCCCGGTAGGGCGTGGCGTATGCGGCACGGCGGTGGCTGAAAATCAGGTACAGCGCGTGGAGGATGTACACGCGTTTGACGGACACATTGCCTGTGATGCCGCCAGTAATTCTGAAATCGTTCTGCCGCTGGTGGTCAAAAATCAGATTATTGGCGTTCTGGACATCGACAGTACGGTCTTCAGTCGCTTTACAACCGAGGACGAACAGGGGCTGCGCGAGCTGGTGGCGAATCTGGAAAACGTACTCGCTGCAACCGATTATCAAAAATTCTTTGCGAGCGTCGCAGGATAA
- the yebS gene encoding membrane integrity lipid transport subunit YebS, giving the protein MALKTTKITPTRKITVHTVSEALPRAHYQRCPQCDTLFMLPKMKSHQSAFCPRCDAKIRDGRDWSLTRLAAMAVTMLLLMPFAWSEPLLKLYLLGVRIDANVLQGIWQMTRQGDPITAAMVLFCTVGAPLVLVAAIAYLWFGNILGMNLRPVLLMLDKLKEWVMLDIYLVGVGVASIKVQDYAFLQPGIGLFAFICLVLLSILTLIHLNVEQLWERFYPQRPATRPDENLRVCLGCHYTGLPDARGRCPRCHIPLRLRRNNSLQKCWAALIASMVFLLPANMLPISIIYVNGGRQEDTILSGIISLAHSNVGVAAIVFIASILVPFTKVVVMFTLLISIHLKCEQGLRTRILLLRFVTWIGRWSMLDLFVISLMMSLINRDQLLAFTMGPAAFYFGSAVILTILAVEWLDSRLLWDAHESGNPRFAD; this is encoded by the coding sequence ATGGCCTTAAAAACAACCAAAATTACGCCGACAAGAAAGATAACCGTCCATACGGTAAGCGAAGCTTTGCCACGTGCACATTATCAGCGTTGCCCCCAGTGCGATACGCTTTTTATGTTGCCGAAGATGAAATCGCACCAAAGTGCTTTTTGTCCCCGCTGCGACGCCAAAATTCGTGATGGTCGCGACTGGTCGCTAACCCGCCTCGCCGCCATGGCCGTCACCATGCTGCTGCTGATGCCCTTCGCCTGGAGCGAGCCGCTGCTGAAGCTCTACCTGCTCGGCGTACGCATTGACGCCAACGTGCTGCAGGGGATCTGGCAGATGACGCGTCAGGGCGATCCGATTACCGCCGCCATGGTGCTGTTTTGCACCGTTGGCGCACCGCTGGTGCTGGTCGCCGCCATTGCCTATCTCTGGTTTGGCAATATTCTCGGCATGAACCTTCGCCCGGTGCTGCTGATGCTGGATAAGCTTAAAGAGTGGGTGATGCTCGATATTTATCTGGTAGGCGTGGGCGTTGCGTCAATAAAAGTGCAGGATTATGCCTTCCTGCAGCCCGGTATCGGGCTCTTTGCCTTCATTTGCCTGGTATTGCTGAGCATCCTGACGCTGATTCACCTGAACGTTGAGCAGCTCTGGGAGCGGTTTTACCCTCAGCGCCCCGCCACGCGTCCCGATGAAAATCTGCGCGTCTGTCTGGGATGCCACTATACCGGGCTGCCGGACGCGCGTGGACGCTGCCCGCGGTGCCATATTCCGTTGAGGCTGCGGCGTAACAACAGCCTGCAAAAATGCTGGGCCGCGCTGATTGCCTCCATGGTGTTTCTGCTCCCGGCCAATATGCTGCCGATCTCCATCATTTACGTGAATGGCGGGCGCCAGGAGGATACTATCCTCTCGGGGATTATCTCCCTTGCGCACAGCAATGTCGGGGTAGCGGCAATTGTCTTTATCGCCAGTATTCTGGTTCCCTTTACCAAAGTGGTAGTGATGTTTACCCTGCTCATCAGCATTCACTTAAAGTGTGAACAGGGCTTACGGACCCGCATTTTGCTTCTGCGATTCGTCACCTGGATTGGCCGCTGGTCAATGTTAGATCTCTTCGTGATTTCGCTGATGATGTCGCTCATCAATCGCGATCAGTTACTTGCTTTTACAATGGGACCCGCGGCTTTTTATTTCGGCTCTGCGGTGATATTAACTATTCTTGCTGTGGAATGGCTGGATAGCCGCTTACTTTGGGATGCACATGAGTCAGGAAACCCCCGCTTCGCCGACTGA